A DNA window from Gorilla gorilla gorilla isolate KB3781 chromosome 6, NHGRI_mGorGor1-v2.1_pri, whole genome shotgun sequence contains the following coding sequences:
- the BRAT1 gene encoding BRCA1-associated ATM activator 1 isoform X3 — MDPECAQLLPALCAVLVDPRQPVADDTCLEKLLDWFNTVTEGESSVVLLQEHPCLVELLSHVLKVEDLGPGVLSFSLRLAGTFAAQENCFQYLQQGELLPGLFGEAGPLGRAAWAVPTVRSGWIQGLRSLAQHPSALRFLADHGAVDTIFSLQGDSSLFVASAASQLLVHVLALSMRGGAEGQLCLPGGDWPACAQKIMDHVEESLCSAATAKVTQALNVLTTTFGRCQSPWTEALWVRLSPRVACLLERDPIPAAHSFVDLLLCVARSPVFSSSDGGLWETVARALSCLGPTHMGPLALGILKLEHCPQALRTQAFQVLLQPLACVLKATVQAPGPPGLLDGTADDATTVDTLLASKSSCAGLLCRTLAHLEELQPLPQRPSPWPQACLLGATVTVLRLCDGSAAPASSVGGHLCGTLAGCVRVQRAALDFLGTLSQGTGPQELVTQALAVLLECLESPGSSPTVLKKAFQATLRWLLSSPKTPGCSDLSPLIPQFLRELFPVLQKRLCHPCWEVRDSALEFLTQLSSHWGGQADFRCALLASEVPELALQLLQDPESYVRASAVTAMGQLSSQGLHAPTSPEHAEARQSLFLELLHILSVDSEGFPRRAVMQVFTEWLRDGHADAAQDTEQFVATVLQAASRDLDWEVRAQGLELALVFLGQTLGPPRTHCPYAVALPEVAPAQPLTEALRALCHVGLFDFAFCALFDCDRPVAQKSCDLLLFLRDKIASYSSLREAGGGPNTASAEATLPRWRAGEQAQPPGDQEPEAVLAMLRSLDLEGLRSTLAESSDHVEKSPQSLLQDMLATGGFLQGDEADCY, encoded by the exons AGTCCAGTGTCGTGCTGCTGCAGGAGCACCCCTGCCTGGTGGAGCTGCTGTCCCATGTGCTGAAAGTCGAGGACCTGGGTCCCGGGGTCCTCTCCTTCTCACTCCGCCTGGCAGGAACCTTCGCAGCCCAGGAAAACTGCTTCCAGTATCTTCAG CAGGGGGAGTTACTACCAGGGCTCTTTGGGGAGGCAGGACCCCTCGGCCGAGCAGCCTGGGCCGTCCCCACCGTGCGCAGCGGCTGGATCCAGGGCCTGCGCTCCCTGGCACAGCACCCCAGCGCCCTGCGCTTCCTGGCCGACCACG GTGCGGTCGACACCATCTTCTCCCTGCAGGGAGACTCCAGCCTGTTTGTGGCCTCGGCGGCCAGTCAGCTCCTGGTGCACGTCCTGGCTTTGTCCATGCGAGGTGGAGCCGAGGGGCAGCTCTGCCTGCCGGGGGGTGACTGGCCCGCGTGTGCCCAGAAGATCATGGATCACGTTGAAGAGTCCTTGTGCTCCGCGGCCACCGCCAAGGTCACTCAGGCCCTGAACGTCCTGACCACGACCTTCGGGCGCTGCCAGAGCCCCTGGACGGAAGCCCTGTGGGTGCGGCTGAGTCCCCGCGTGGCCTGTCTGCTGGAGAGAGACCCCATCCCCGCCGCACACTCGTTCGTGGACCTGCTTCTCTGTGTGGCTCG TTCTCCCGTGTTCAGTTCTTCCGACGGCGGCCTGTGGGAGACAGTGGCGCGGGCTCTGAGCTGCCTGGGTCCCACCCACATGGGACCCCTGGCTTTGGGGATCCTGAAGCTCGAGCACTG TCCACAGGCACTGAGGACCCAGGCCTTCCAGGTCCTTCTCCAGCCCCTGGCCTGTGTCCTGAAGGCCACAGTTCAGGCCCCCGGACCCCCAG GCTTGCTGGACGGGACGGCAGACGATGCCACGACGGTGGACACACTCCTGGCCTCCAAGTCGTCCTGCGCGGGCCTCCTGTGCCGCACCCTGGCTCACCTGGAGGAGCTGCAGCCGCTG CCCCAGCGCCCTTCACCGTGGCCCCAGGCGTGCCTACTGGGGGCTACAGTGACTGTCCTGCGGCTCTGTGACGGCTCGGCTGCCCCTGCCTCCAGTGTGGGGGGCCACCTCTGTGGGACCCTGGCGGGCTGCGTCCGGGTCCAGCGAGCAGCCCTCGACTTCCTGGGGACGCTGTCACAGGGGACAG GCCCCCAGGAGCTGGTGACGCAGGCGCTTGCTGTCCTCCTGGAGTGCCTCGAGAGCCCCGGCTCCAGCCCCACG GTTCTGAAGAAGGCCTTCCAGGCCACGCTCAGGTGGCTCCTGAGCTCACCCAAGACCCCCGGCTGCTCTGATCTCAGCCCCCTCATCCCGCAGTTCCTCAGAG AGCTGTTCCCTGTGCTGCAGAAACGCCTGTgccacccctgctgggaggtgagggACTCTGCCCTCGAGTTCCTGACCCAGCTGAGCAGCCACTGGGGAG GACAGGCCGACTTCAGATGCGCACTCTTGGCTTCAGAGGTGCCTGAGCTGGCCCTGCAGCTCCTCCAGGACCCTGAGAGTTATGTCCGAGCGAGCGCAGTGACCGCCATGGGGCAGCTGTCCAGCCAGGGCCTGCACGCCCCCACCAGCCCTGAGCATGCAGAGGCCCGGCAG AGCCTGTTCCTGGAGCTCCTGCACATCCTCTCCGTAGACTCGGAGGGCTTCCCACGGCGGGCGGTCATGCAAGTCTTCACTGAGTGGCTGCGGGACGGCCACGCCGACGCCGCCCAGGACACGGAGCAGTTCGTGGCCACTGTGCTGCAGGCGGCGAGCCGGGACCTGGACTGGGAGGTCCGTGCCCAGGGCCTGGAGCTGGCCCTCGTGTTCCTGGGCCAGACTTTGGGGCCGCCGCGTACCCACTGCCCCTATGCCGTGGCCCTACCCGAGGTGGCCCCAGCCCAGCCACTCACCGAGGCACTGAGGGCTCTCTGCCACGTGGGGCTCTTTGACTTCGCCTTTTGTGCCTTGTTTGACTGCGACCGCCCTGTGGCGCAGAAGTCTTGTGACCTCCTTCTCTTCCTGAGGGACAAGATTGCTTCCTACAGCAGCCTGCGGGAGGCCGGGGGCGGCCCCAACACCGCCTCCGCAGAGGCCACCCTGCCGAGGTGGCGGGCGGGTGAGCAGGCCCAGCCCCCAGGGGACCAGGAGCCTGAGGCTGTGCTGGCCATGCTCAGGTCCCTAGACCTGGAGGGCCTGCGGAGCACGCTGGCCGAGAGCAGCGACCACGTGGAGAAGAGTCCCCAGTCCCTCCTGCAGGACATGCTGGCCACGGGAGGCTTCCTGCAGGGGGACGAGGCCGACTGCTACTGA
- the BRAT1 gene encoding BRCA1-associated ATM activator 1 isoform X2: MDPECAQLLPALCAVLVDPRQPVADDTCLEKLLDWFNTVTEGESSVVLLQEHPCLVELLSHVLKVEDLGPGVLSFSLRLAGTFAAQENCFQYLQGELLPGLFGEAGPLGRAAWAVPTVRSGWIQGLRSLAQHPSALRFLADHGAVDTIFSLQGDSSLFVASAASQLLVHVLALSMRGGAEGQLCLPGGDWPACAQKIMDHVEESLCSAATAKVTQALNVLTTTFGRCQSPWTEALWVRLSPRVACLLERDPIPAAHSFVDLLLCVARSPVFSSSDGGLWETVARALSCLGPTHMGPLALGILKLEHCPQALRTQAFQVLLQPLACVLKATVQAPGPPGLLDGTADDATTVDTLLASKSSCAGLLCRTLAHLEELQPLPQRPSPWPQACLLGATVTVLRLCDGSAAPASSVGGHLCGTLAGCVRVQRAALDFLGTLSQGTGPQELVTQALAVLLECLESPGSSPTASADGAFTQGHRAAAQRASRRSPPYLLQVLKKAFQATLRWLLSSPKTPGCSDLSPLIPQFLRELFPVLQKRLCHPCWEVRDSALEFLTQLSSHWGGQADFRCALLASEVPELALQLLQDPESYVRASAVTAMGQLSSQGLHAPTSPEHAEARQSLFLELLHILSVDSEGFPRRAVMQVFTEWLRDGHADAAQDTEQFVATVLQAASRDLDWEVRAQGLELALVFLGQTLGPPRTHCPYAVALPEVAPAQPLTEALRALCHVGLFDFAFCALFDCDRPVAQKSCDLLLFLRDKIASYSSLREAGGGPNTASAEATLPRWRAGEQAQPPGDQEPEAVLAMLRSLDLEGLRSTLAESSDHVEKSPQSLLQDMLATGGFLQGDEADCY, translated from the exons AGTCCAGTGTCGTGCTGCTGCAGGAGCACCCCTGCCTGGTGGAGCTGCTGTCCCATGTGCTGAAAGTCGAGGACCTGGGTCCCGGGGTCCTCTCCTTCTCACTCCGCCTGGCAGGAACCTTCGCAGCCCAGGAAAACTGCTTCCAGTATCTTCAG GGGGAGTTACTACCAGGGCTCTTTGGGGAGGCAGGACCCCTCGGCCGAGCAGCCTGGGCCGTCCCCACCGTGCGCAGCGGCTGGATCCAGGGCCTGCGCTCCCTGGCACAGCACCCCAGCGCCCTGCGCTTCCTGGCCGACCACG GTGCGGTCGACACCATCTTCTCCCTGCAGGGAGACTCCAGCCTGTTTGTGGCCTCGGCGGCCAGTCAGCTCCTGGTGCACGTCCTGGCTTTGTCCATGCGAGGTGGAGCCGAGGGGCAGCTCTGCCTGCCGGGGGGTGACTGGCCCGCGTGTGCCCAGAAGATCATGGATCACGTTGAAGAGTCCTTGTGCTCCGCGGCCACCGCCAAGGTCACTCAGGCCCTGAACGTCCTGACCACGACCTTCGGGCGCTGCCAGAGCCCCTGGACGGAAGCCCTGTGGGTGCGGCTGAGTCCCCGCGTGGCCTGTCTGCTGGAGAGAGACCCCATCCCCGCCGCACACTCGTTCGTGGACCTGCTTCTCTGTGTGGCTCG TTCTCCCGTGTTCAGTTCTTCCGACGGCGGCCTGTGGGAGACAGTGGCGCGGGCTCTGAGCTGCCTGGGTCCCACCCACATGGGACCCCTGGCTTTGGGGATCCTGAAGCTCGAGCACTG TCCACAGGCACTGAGGACCCAGGCCTTCCAGGTCCTTCTCCAGCCCCTGGCCTGTGTCCTGAAGGCCACAGTTCAGGCCCCCGGACCCCCAG GCTTGCTGGACGGGACGGCAGACGATGCCACGACGGTGGACACACTCCTGGCCTCCAAGTCGTCCTGCGCGGGCCTCCTGTGCCGCACCCTGGCTCACCTGGAGGAGCTGCAGCCGCTG CCCCAGCGCCCTTCACCGTGGCCCCAGGCGTGCCTACTGGGGGCTACAGTGACTGTCCTGCGGCTCTGTGACGGCTCGGCTGCCCCTGCCTCCAGTGTGGGGGGCCACCTCTGTGGGACCCTGGCGGGCTGCGTCCGGGTCCAGCGAGCAGCCCTCGACTTCCTGGGGACGCTGTCACAGGGGACAG GCCCCCAGGAGCTGGTGACGCAGGCGCTTGCTGTCCTCCTGGAGTGCCTCGAGAGCCCCGGCTCCAGCCCCACG GCCTCTGCGGATGGGGCCTTCACACAGGGCCACAGAGCTGCTGCTCAGAGAGCTTCACGACGCAG CCCACCCTATCTGCTCCAGGTTCTGAAGAAGGCCTTCCAGGCCACGCTCAGGTGGCTCCTGAGCTCACCCAAGACCCCCGGCTGCTCTGATCTCAGCCCCCTCATCCCGCAGTTCCTCAGAG AGCTGTTCCCTGTGCTGCAGAAACGCCTGTgccacccctgctgggaggtgagggACTCTGCCCTCGAGTTCCTGACCCAGCTGAGCAGCCACTGGGGAG GACAGGCCGACTTCAGATGCGCACTCTTGGCTTCAGAGGTGCCTGAGCTGGCCCTGCAGCTCCTCCAGGACCCTGAGAGTTATGTCCGAGCGAGCGCAGTGACCGCCATGGGGCAGCTGTCCAGCCAGGGCCTGCACGCCCCCACCAGCCCTGAGCATGCAGAGGCCCGGCAG AGCCTGTTCCTGGAGCTCCTGCACATCCTCTCCGTAGACTCGGAGGGCTTCCCACGGCGGGCGGTCATGCAAGTCTTCACTGAGTGGCTGCGGGACGGCCACGCCGACGCCGCCCAGGACACGGAGCAGTTCGTGGCCACTGTGCTGCAGGCGGCGAGCCGGGACCTGGACTGGGAGGTCCGTGCCCAGGGCCTGGAGCTGGCCCTCGTGTTCCTGGGCCAGACTTTGGGGCCGCCGCGTACCCACTGCCCCTATGCCGTGGCCCTACCCGAGGTGGCCCCAGCCCAGCCACTCACCGAGGCACTGAGGGCTCTCTGCCACGTGGGGCTCTTTGACTTCGCCTTTTGTGCCTTGTTTGACTGCGACCGCCCTGTGGCGCAGAAGTCTTGTGACCTCCTTCTCTTCCTGAGGGACAAGATTGCTTCCTACAGCAGCCTGCGGGAGGCCGGGGGCGGCCCCAACACCGCCTCCGCAGAGGCCACCCTGCCGAGGTGGCGGGCGGGTGAGCAGGCCCAGCCCCCAGGGGACCAGGAGCCTGAGGCTGTGCTGGCCATGCTCAGGTCCCTAGACCTGGAGGGCCTGCGGAGCACGCTGGCCGAGAGCAGCGACCACGTGGAGAAGAGTCCCCAGTCCCTCCTGCAGGACATGCTGGCCACGGGAGGCTTCCTGCAGGGGGACGAGGCCGACTGCTACTGA
- the BRAT1 gene encoding BRCA1-associated ATM activator 1 isoform X6 → MTPVWRSCWTGLTRSLKEIQGLAMLFSCLGLPKCWDYRVQCRAAAGAPLPGGAAVPCAESRGPGSRGPLLLTPPGRNLRSPGKLLPVSSGAVDTIFSLQGDSSLFVASAASQLLVHVLALSMRGGAEGQLCLPGGDWPACAQKIMDHVEESLCSAATAKVTQALNVLTTTFGRCQSPWTEALWVRLSPRVACLLERDPIPAAHSFVDLLLCVARSPVFSSSDGGLWETVARALSCLGPTHMGPLALGILKLEHCPQALRTQAFQVLLQPLACVLKATVQAPGPPGLLDGTADDATTVDTLLASKSSCAGLLCRTLAHLEELQPLPQRPSPWPQACLLGATVTVLRLCDGSAAPASSVGGHLCGTLAGCVRVQRAALDFLGTLSQGTGPQELVTQALAVLLECLESPGSSPTVLKKAFQATLRWLLSSPKTPGCSDLSPLIPQFLRELFPVLQKRLCHPCWEVRDSALEFLTQLSSHWGGQADFRCALLASEVPELALQLLQDPESYVRASAVTAMGQLSSQGLHAPTSPEHAEARQSLFLELLHILSVDSEGFPRRAVMQVFTEWLRDGHADAAQDTEQFVATVLQAASRDLDWEVRAQGLELALVFLGQTLGPPRTHCPYAVALPEVAPAQPLTEALRALCHVGLFDFAFCALFDCDRPVAQKSCDLLLFLRDKIASYSSLREAGGGPNTASAEATLPRWRAGEQAQPPGDQEPEAVLAMLRSLDLEGLRSTLAESSDHVEKSPQSLLQDMLATGGFLQGDEADCY, encoded by the exons atacagggtcttgctatgttgttctcctgccttggcctcccaaagtgctgggactacag AGTCCAGTGTCGTGCTGCTGCAGGAGCACCCCTGCCTGGTGGAGCTGCTGTCCCATGTGCTGAAAGTCGAGGACCTGGGTCCCGGGGTCCTCTCCTTCTCACTCCGCCTGGCAGGAACCTTCGCAGCCCAGGAAAACTGCTTCCAGTATCTTCAG GTGCGGTCGACACCATCTTCTCCCTGCAGGGAGACTCCAGCCTGTTTGTGGCCTCGGCGGCCAGTCAGCTCCTGGTGCACGTCCTGGCTTTGTCCATGCGAGGTGGAGCCGAGGGGCAGCTCTGCCTGCCGGGGGGTGACTGGCCCGCGTGTGCCCAGAAGATCATGGATCACGTTGAAGAGTCCTTGTGCTCCGCGGCCACCGCCAAGGTCACTCAGGCCCTGAACGTCCTGACCACGACCTTCGGGCGCTGCCAGAGCCCCTGGACGGAAGCCCTGTGGGTGCGGCTGAGTCCCCGCGTGGCCTGTCTGCTGGAGAGAGACCCCATCCCCGCCGCACACTCGTTCGTGGACCTGCTTCTCTGTGTGGCTCG TTCTCCCGTGTTCAGTTCTTCCGACGGCGGCCTGTGGGAGACAGTGGCGCGGGCTCTGAGCTGCCTGGGTCCCACCCACATGGGACCCCTGGCTTTGGGGATCCTGAAGCTCGAGCACTG TCCACAGGCACTGAGGACCCAGGCCTTCCAGGTCCTTCTCCAGCCCCTGGCCTGTGTCCTGAAGGCCACAGTTCAGGCCCCCGGACCCCCAG GCTTGCTGGACGGGACGGCAGACGATGCCACGACGGTGGACACACTCCTGGCCTCCAAGTCGTCCTGCGCGGGCCTCCTGTGCCGCACCCTGGCTCACCTGGAGGAGCTGCAGCCGCTG CCCCAGCGCCCTTCACCGTGGCCCCAGGCGTGCCTACTGGGGGCTACAGTGACTGTCCTGCGGCTCTGTGACGGCTCGGCTGCCCCTGCCTCCAGTGTGGGGGGCCACCTCTGTGGGACCCTGGCGGGCTGCGTCCGGGTCCAGCGAGCAGCCCTCGACTTCCTGGGGACGCTGTCACAGGGGACAG GCCCCCAGGAGCTGGTGACGCAGGCGCTTGCTGTCCTCCTGGAGTGCCTCGAGAGCCCCGGCTCCAGCCCCACG GTTCTGAAGAAGGCCTTCCAGGCCACGCTCAGGTGGCTCCTGAGCTCACCCAAGACCCCCGGCTGCTCTGATCTCAGCCCCCTCATCCCGCAGTTCCTCAGAG AGCTGTTCCCTGTGCTGCAGAAACGCCTGTgccacccctgctgggaggtgagggACTCTGCCCTCGAGTTCCTGACCCAGCTGAGCAGCCACTGGGGAG GACAGGCCGACTTCAGATGCGCACTCTTGGCTTCAGAGGTGCCTGAGCTGGCCCTGCAGCTCCTCCAGGACCCTGAGAGTTATGTCCGAGCGAGCGCAGTGACCGCCATGGGGCAGCTGTCCAGCCAGGGCCTGCACGCCCCCACCAGCCCTGAGCATGCAGAGGCCCGGCAG AGCCTGTTCCTGGAGCTCCTGCACATCCTCTCCGTAGACTCGGAGGGCTTCCCACGGCGGGCGGTCATGCAAGTCTTCACTGAGTGGCTGCGGGACGGCCACGCCGACGCCGCCCAGGACACGGAGCAGTTCGTGGCCACTGTGCTGCAGGCGGCGAGCCGGGACCTGGACTGGGAGGTCCGTGCCCAGGGCCTGGAGCTGGCCCTCGTGTTCCTGGGCCAGACTTTGGGGCCGCCGCGTACCCACTGCCCCTATGCCGTGGCCCTACCCGAGGTGGCCCCAGCCCAGCCACTCACCGAGGCACTGAGGGCTCTCTGCCACGTGGGGCTCTTTGACTTCGCCTTTTGTGCCTTGTTTGACTGCGACCGCCCTGTGGCGCAGAAGTCTTGTGACCTCCTTCTCTTCCTGAGGGACAAGATTGCTTCCTACAGCAGCCTGCGGGAGGCCGGGGGCGGCCCCAACACCGCCTCCGCAGAGGCCACCCTGCCGAGGTGGCGGGCGGGTGAGCAGGCCCAGCCCCCAGGGGACCAGGAGCCTGAGGCTGTGCTGGCCATGCTCAGGTCCCTAGACCTGGAGGGCCTGCGGAGCACGCTGGCCGAGAGCAGCGACCACGTGGAGAAGAGTCCCCAGTCCCTCCTGCAGGACATGCTGGCCACGGGAGGCTTCCTGCAGGGGGACGAGGCCGACTGCTACTGA
- the BRAT1 gene encoding BRCA1-associated ATM activator 1 isoform X7: MDPECAQLLPALCAVLVDPRQPVADDTCLEKLLDWFNTVTEGGAVDTIFSLQGDSSLFVASAASQLLVHVLALSMRGGAEGQLCLPGGDWPACAQKIMDHVEESLCSAATAKVTQALNVLTTTFGRCQSPWTEALWVRLSPRVACLLERDPIPAAHSFVDLLLCVARSPVFSSSDGGLWETVARALSCLGPTHMGPLALGILKLEHCPQALRTQAFQVLLQPLACVLKATVQAPGPPGLLDGTADDATTVDTLLASKSSCAGLLCRTLAHLEELQPLPQRPSPWPQACLLGATVTVLRLCDGSAAPASSVGGHLCGTLAGCVRVQRAALDFLGTLSQGTGPQELVTQALAVLLECLESPGSSPTASADGAFTQGHRAAAQRASRRSPPYLLQVLKKAFQATLRWLLSSPKTPGCSDLSPLIPQFLRELFPVLQKRLCHPCWEVRDSALEFLTQLSSHWGGQADFRCALLASEVPELALQLLQDPESYVRASAVTAMGQLSSQGLHAPTSPEHAEARQSLFLELLHILSVDSEGFPRRAVMQVFTEWLRDGHADAAQDTEQFVATVLQAASRDLDWEVRAQGLELALVFLGQTLGPPRTHCPYAVALPEVAPAQPLTEALRALCHVGLFDFAFCALFDCDRPVAQKSCDLLLFLRDKIASYSSLREAGGGPNTASAEATLPRWRAGEQAQPPGDQEPEAVLAMLRSLDLEGLRSTLAESSDHVEKSPQSLLQDMLATGGFLQGDEADCY; encoded by the exons GTGCGGTCGACACCATCTTCTCCCTGCAGGGAGACTCCAGCCTGTTTGTGGCCTCGGCGGCCAGTCAGCTCCTGGTGCACGTCCTGGCTTTGTCCATGCGAGGTGGAGCCGAGGGGCAGCTCTGCCTGCCGGGGGGTGACTGGCCCGCGTGTGCCCAGAAGATCATGGATCACGTTGAAGAGTCCTTGTGCTCCGCGGCCACCGCCAAGGTCACTCAGGCCCTGAACGTCCTGACCACGACCTTCGGGCGCTGCCAGAGCCCCTGGACGGAAGCCCTGTGGGTGCGGCTGAGTCCCCGCGTGGCCTGTCTGCTGGAGAGAGACCCCATCCCCGCCGCACACTCGTTCGTGGACCTGCTTCTCTGTGTGGCTCG TTCTCCCGTGTTCAGTTCTTCCGACGGCGGCCTGTGGGAGACAGTGGCGCGGGCTCTGAGCTGCCTGGGTCCCACCCACATGGGACCCCTGGCTTTGGGGATCCTGAAGCTCGAGCACTG TCCACAGGCACTGAGGACCCAGGCCTTCCAGGTCCTTCTCCAGCCCCTGGCCTGTGTCCTGAAGGCCACAGTTCAGGCCCCCGGACCCCCAG GCTTGCTGGACGGGACGGCAGACGATGCCACGACGGTGGACACACTCCTGGCCTCCAAGTCGTCCTGCGCGGGCCTCCTGTGCCGCACCCTGGCTCACCTGGAGGAGCTGCAGCCGCTG CCCCAGCGCCCTTCACCGTGGCCCCAGGCGTGCCTACTGGGGGCTACAGTGACTGTCCTGCGGCTCTGTGACGGCTCGGCTGCCCCTGCCTCCAGTGTGGGGGGCCACCTCTGTGGGACCCTGGCGGGCTGCGTCCGGGTCCAGCGAGCAGCCCTCGACTTCCTGGGGACGCTGTCACAGGGGACAG GCCCCCAGGAGCTGGTGACGCAGGCGCTTGCTGTCCTCCTGGAGTGCCTCGAGAGCCCCGGCTCCAGCCCCACG GCCTCTGCGGATGGGGCCTTCACACAGGGCCACAGAGCTGCTGCTCAGAGAGCTTCACGACGCAG CCCACCCTATCTGCTCCAGGTTCTGAAGAAGGCCTTCCAGGCCACGCTCAGGTGGCTCCTGAGCTCACCCAAGACCCCCGGCTGCTCTGATCTCAGCCCCCTCATCCCGCAGTTCCTCAGAG AGCTGTTCCCTGTGCTGCAGAAACGCCTGTgccacccctgctgggaggtgagggACTCTGCCCTCGAGTTCCTGACCCAGCTGAGCAGCCACTGGGGAG GACAGGCCGACTTCAGATGCGCACTCTTGGCTTCAGAGGTGCCTGAGCTGGCCCTGCAGCTCCTCCAGGACCCTGAGAGTTATGTCCGAGCGAGCGCAGTGACCGCCATGGGGCAGCTGTCCAGCCAGGGCCTGCACGCCCCCACCAGCCCTGAGCATGCAGAGGCCCGGCAG AGCCTGTTCCTGGAGCTCCTGCACATCCTCTCCGTAGACTCGGAGGGCTTCCCACGGCGGGCGGTCATGCAAGTCTTCACTGAGTGGCTGCGGGACGGCCACGCCGACGCCGCCCAGGACACGGAGCAGTTCGTGGCCACTGTGCTGCAGGCGGCGAGCCGGGACCTGGACTGGGAGGTCCGTGCCCAGGGCCTGGAGCTGGCCCTCGTGTTCCTGGGCCAGACTTTGGGGCCGCCGCGTACCCACTGCCCCTATGCCGTGGCCCTACCCGAGGTGGCCCCAGCCCAGCCACTCACCGAGGCACTGAGGGCTCTCTGCCACGTGGGGCTCTTTGACTTCGCCTTTTGTGCCTTGTTTGACTGCGACCGCCCTGTGGCGCAGAAGTCTTGTGACCTCCTTCTCTTCCTGAGGGACAAGATTGCTTCCTACAGCAGCCTGCGGGAGGCCGGGGGCGGCCCCAACACCGCCTCCGCAGAGGCCACCCTGCCGAGGTGGCGGGCGGGTGAGCAGGCCCAGCCCCCAGGGGACCAGGAGCCTGAGGCTGTGCTGGCCATGCTCAGGTCCCTAGACCTGGAGGGCCTGCGGAGCACGCTGGCCGAGAGCAGCGACCACGTGGAGAAGAGTCCCCAGTCCCTCCTGCAGGACATGCTGGCCACGGGAGGCTTCCTGCAGGGGGACGAGGCCGACTGCTACTGA